The nucleotide sequence CAGGCCTTGCCACTCCTAAGTTGAATGTTGAGATGTTTGACGACAACAACCGATCAGTCTCTGCCATTGATAGAAGTGGCTTGGTTGTTCGCACAGAGAGCCGTGAGAGGCTTGTGCCAAATCTTCAGATGTCTAATGCCGGCCGACGAAGTCGAGCTGGCAGTCCGACAAGGATGAAGAGCCCCTTGGTCTCTACATTCCAGGATGACTGATAGCTTCATGTTAAATTTTCTTATTTCCTATATCAATTTCACTTTTAAACACCCCATCGGACTGgacctatttttttttgcaagaaAAACGACAACTTTTGCATTCTCTTCAGCAAGCATCAAGCAAGCGCAAGCACACCGACATCACTACCTTGCTGGACTTGTTTTGTGTTAACGGCTGTGACTACTTTGAAATTACTCTTTTAGTTCCGATTACCCCGGGAGGTTTTGGTGTGTAAAAAGTGGGAACTCAGTCGGGAAGACTGGCGTTTGTGGAGtaatctttttatttttattttttgctTGATGTGCTTGTGTGGCATTACGATCCAACATCACGAGAGTTTTGTTCATTGTACGGAATTTAGCTGCTGCGCTTGTCTGACTAACTATAGCATTAGACCCAGAAGCATTGTAAAAAGATATCAGCTCCTTTTCTGTCCAGATCGAGCCGGTGTTTGAAAGCGCATATCATTATTGTGGTTAGGCCATACCTTAGGCCATGGCTTGGTGTTGATCTCTTATCATAAATGTGCATCACTGCAAGGCTGATAACAGCGTCTGTGCTTTGCTTATTTGCCAACGTGCAAGTCTGCGCCCTTTCATGTTATTGAGAATGAAATTAAGCAGACAGTTGAATTGACCGAGTACCATGGACAAACAAGAAAATCGAAACCCATGTAGCTAAACAGACTATAACCCAAAATATTCCAATAACCCGCCCATTACGCCATAAACACCAGCCAACCAATTTTGCAGTCAGACGAGGGTATCTTGCGTATAAGAACCCTTCACAGACCTACTCAGGATCCCAGCCAGGCTCAATAACTTGCCTCACTGTTCCGCCCTCTCTAGGAAGCCTGGGTCGGTCCGGACCTTGCTCTCAAACTTTTTCCACCAATCCTCAAACGCCTTGAGGGGCACGACCTCGACCTGGCCGGCGGTGCCGCTGAAGCCGGCCAGGAAGTTGAATGCGTTTTGGATGATGCGCTGGGCGAGGACCAAAGTTGATGGCCGTGCCACGAGCGCGTTGGACTGCTGATTCCCGGATGCCGAAGATGTCGCCTTGACCTCGGCGATGCGAGCCGAGACGGAATCTGCCGGCTCGATGCTGACGCCAATCACCACCGGCGGAGCACCGTCTGTTTGAGTCGGGAGGGACCCCTTGAGGTTGAAGATTGCGCTCTCCTTGCCCGGCCCGATGCCGCCGAGGAACTTTGAGCCCGGCGGAGCCCCGGGCGTCGGCGGTGGCGTCACCAGGTAGATGGCCGCGGCGGTGTTTTctgggagggcaacgccggGCAGCAGGAAGATGACGATGTGGGAAAAGGTCCTGACAGGCGGGATGCTGTAGATGAAGGACGTCGGCGAGATGACCTCTGTGGGGTCGGTCACCAGCGGGAGGTTTGCTGGGACCAGACCGAAGAGCGGCTGTTGAGCCATGGGATGGATCTTATTATATTTTAAATTGTTTTGTGTTTGAGGCCAAACTGTATCGTTAGAAGTATGATTCTgtatgtttttcttttctctttttttctggttgTACTAGGTGATGTGATGAGAAAAAGTCTTTCCTCCCAAATGAAGACAAATATCACGGATATAAATGTGATATCCTTCTTCGATATTGTTGGCTGTAGCTTGTAATTACTTATCGATATTGGATGCGAGTATGCATCAAGCTCGTCTGCAAATAACAAAATGAAACTTGTTTTTGAATCTGTCCATCAAATGGTTTTACTGGGAACAAGTAAGGGGTTTTTGGACCAGGCGGGGCCGTTGGTTATGGTCTCGAATATTCCCGGTGCTTCTCTTAGCTTCTGAGGGATCCTGAATGGACAGCAAGAGCCAAATTGCACGACACGAAATCATTCAATACACAACTATGTAGATGTTTAGGCTGGGTGGATTCGACTACGAGTATAGTCACGCCTGGAGTGGAAATACACACCGTGAGATAGTCCCATAAACGTTTGTCTCAACGGGAGACAAAAGACATTTCACGCTTACAAGGCGGGCAAGGCGGGGTTGGGGTTCTTTACACGCGTATTCATCAAATGTCTCTCGTGCATTGAATATGGTCAGACAACACATGCAGTACGCCTATCGTATATTCTGTGATATATTTACATGCTCATGTCTTCTTACAAGTCAATTCATGAGATGATTATGAAGCCAGAGAATTGTAGCCagttaacaaaaaaaaaaaatgagggTTTTCAGGATGGCGGGGTTAAGTCAAATCGTGAGCACAAGGGGTTCAGTCCTACCGTACACGAACAGGTCACCAGGCTAGGCTGACCATCACAAAGGCTGTTGTGATTCTGTGCGATGAAAAGTCCCCGAGTCACcttgtgttttcttttcttttcttttttctttttttttttttttttttttttttttttggctatcATAAAGTTTCGACGGCACGTTGAGAAGggatataaaataaaagcaaAGTAATCCCACAAGATATACAATCTGAGTCTCTGCTTATTTCTCACTTCATTTGCCCAAGCCTCTCACTCAACCTATTCAAGATGGCTTCACAACGACTTGAGAATATAGATCATATCAGGGCGGTAGATGCGTAAGTCTGGTGTGCACTCTGAAAATAAGGTCGGACAGGTCGCTCTGGGAATTGGGTTAACGAGACGaaaacaaccaaaaaaacccccaaaactcGGAAAACAGCTTTCCTCATCCCCAGATCAACCCTGAAGACTATGCTACATATATGCAGCAATACTACACAGTCGTCTGGAGGAATGACGACGCCGGGACCAACCGCGAGACGCAACTCGGCTACATGCGACGGGATGTGTGCCACAAGATCATTGAACAGGTGCCGAAAGAAATCCGAGGCGAGGTGAACGTCGACGAGTCAAAAGGCACCGTCTCGCTCTTCCAGGACTTTGGATCTACGCCCGAGGAGCGCACCCCCAAAGTTCACGCCGTGTCCCTGTACCTGCGAGACCATCAAGTCTTCCCCATCCTCAAGGGCTGGCGCAATGAGCTGTGGCCGGtctacggcgacgacgggaaGCTGCTCTACAGCATGGAGCGGGTAACCCTGAGCCTGCTGGGCGCGATGCGTTTCGGGGTCCACATGACCGGCTACGTCAAGTCGCCAGCCTCCAAGCATGGCATCAAGATCTGGGTGCCGAAGCGCGCCGCGGACAAGTCCTCGTTCCCCGGCATGCTGGACAACACcgtcgccggcggcctcATGACGGACGAGGATCCCTTTGAGTGCATCGTGCgagaggccgacgaggaggccTCGCTGCCAGAGTCGGTGGTCCGCCAGGGGGCACAGTCGGTGGGCACCATTACGTACATCTACATCACGGACGATCGGACAGGCGAGGCTGGTTATGTGTATCCGGAGTGCCAGTGGGTGTATGATTTAGAGCTACCTGCTGACGGGAGCGTGGTCCCCAAGCCCAAGGACGGCGAAGTGGAGAGCTTCCGCCTGTGCACCGTCGACGAGATTCGGGAGGACATGGCTTCAGGACGGTTCAAGCCCAACTGCGCCGCCGTCCTAGTCGACTTTTTTATCCGCCATGGTATCCTGACACAGCAGAACGAGCCGCACTTGGATGAGATTGATCGGAGATTGCACAGAGTAATATCCTTCCCTGGTCCTCATCTGCAGGCCGCGAGCTGAGGCAGCTTGTGCTGTGGGGTTACCCACAGACCTGACAGACCACTATCCAAAATGCATATGGACACTCGCAAATACCCGGGAACAATGAGATATGATCAGTCGGGCATCCCGGAACTACCGGTACCTCGCCCAGTGGATTTGCACTCAGTGCTGTTTCTTGGCGGAACAAAAGGCCTCACGTCATCCACTAGATTCCCACATGTAGCAGCCTCATCCATCTCAGAAACAATATCATTGCGAGTCCGTATCAAGCTTGTGAAGGTTCTGGCGATGAAGGGTTCTTGGTGATTCGCTTAATTTGGCGAATCGGGTATATGGTTATGTCGAACGGCTTTTACTCGCATCGTGTTTTGTGGATTGTTTACGCGAAACTCGGTTTAATCCTTGTTTCCTTTGATGAGCAAGTAGATATAGTCCACGCGTAGAGGGGTGAGCTTCTTGTAAGGGCCATTGAGGCACATTAAAAGCCCACCGAAGGAGATATACGCCTTGCTAGACAAGTGGATTTCGCCATCAGCCACACAGGAACCAATGCATCACTGCCCGCCTGCAGCCTGGGCGTCTTGTTCACAACCCTCAAAGCACATATCACACTCACATGTTGTCGCCATCCTCGGAATCCTCAAACTTGTAAATTTTGCCGTGGCAAACATAGTCGAAGCTGTCGGCCAGGGTCGCCGGGCCGCCGAGCTTGGTGGCATCGCGCCAGCCAGCCTTGTCGTCGTCCTTGCTGCCGTCGAGCGACAAGGATGTGGCCAGGACTACGCGGAAAACCTCACCCTCGGACATGGGGAACAGCTCGGTGTTGATGTCGAGGGTCATGTCCATCAGGTCGGTCGATGCATCGGAACGTGCCCATATGCGCGCCACGCGGTCGTACTTTTGCTGGTTGACCTCGGTGACCTTGAAGACACCCTCGAAAAGTTGCGCGTCACTCGTTGCAACAGCCATTTTGGAGGATGAATGtaatttttcttttgtatCTTTAGCTGAgaggcttgcttgcttgctgatGTGGAATGCTCCAAAGCTCGAGGTGACGGGGGGTTCAGGTTGGCTATAAGATTTAGTGAGTTTTGGGGATGAGAGTAAATCGCGAaacttgttttattttttttttctctccaacTCGGGCTAAGCCGATGGTTCTCTGCAGGCAAATCGATTAAGCTGCCCCAGTCCAAAAAGTCGGCCATTCGTTGGCGGGGTAGTACACACACTAACAACAACCTAAGTCAACAACAGCTATGGTGAGCTGTTGCTCCACTGGATCCCACGTGACTAGCCTAAACTACAGCGTCCCTTGACGTAATCATCAATAATTTAAGGC is from Pyricularia oryzae 70-15 chromosome 2, whole genome shotgun sequence and encodes:
- a CDS encoding nudix hydrolase 20, yielding MASQRLENIDHIRAVDAFPHPQINPEDYATYMQQYYTVVWRNDDAGTNRETQLGYMRRDVCHKIIEQVPKEIRGEVNVDESKGTVSLFQDFGSTPEERTPKVHAVSLYLRDHQVFPILKGWRNELWPVYGDDGKLLYSMERVTLSLLGAMRFGVHMTGYVKSPASKHGIKIWVPKRAADKSSFPGMLDNTVAGGLMTDEDPFECIVREADEEASLPESVVRQGAQSVGTITYIYITDDRTGEAGYVYPECQWVYDLELPADGSVVPKPKDGEVESFRLCTVDEIREDMASGRFKPNCAAVLVDFFIRHGILTQQNEPHLDEIDRRLHRVISFPGPHLQAAS
- a CDS encoding UDP-glucose 4-epimerase Gal10, with product MAVATSDAQLFEGVFKVTEVNQQKYDRVARIWARSDASTDLMDMTLDINTELFPMSEGEVFRVVLATSLSLDGSKDDDKAGWRDATKLGGPATLADSFDYVCHGKIYKFEDSEDGDNIKAYISFGGLLMCLNGPYKKLTPLRVDYIYLLIKGNKD